One Salvia splendens isolate huo1 chromosome 22, SspV2, whole genome shotgun sequence DNA segment encodes these proteins:
- the LOC121786717 gene encoding uncharacterized protein LOC121786717 translates to MEPLTSPNAEKFSKALGLVFQGSNRNGKIWVFVEEGASFLVERDTDQALSGRFGSPRLASHLCVSAVYAKCTRTERIHLWDELRECSILWEGSPWLIGGDFNTILHPRDRVGSETNRQAEMVDFAEAIEDCRILDPGYDGSEFTWAKNGLFERLDRILVNERWAQILETTRVTNLPRIASDHGPVLVRCKGTDHNSGGRPFRFQNMWVRHEGFMDLVWGDWMQPTESGGLLNFQIKLARLKRTLKVWNKETFGNIHLNLRDMEVKIATAQSNFEERPTPENRTEINRCIAEYIRLLKMEEDFWRQKATLRWLGEGDKNMKFYQSWVKQKRIRTRIHKINVGGREISDEMEIGMAALPETPSAEEVKNAVFDIYGDSAPGPDGFTALFYQACWATVGPDVVAAIGQVFGGAYLPRSVTATSIVLIPKKPVPESWSDYRPISLCNVVNKIITKIMSKRMTGLLPMIISPNQSGFVKGRLLNDNVLLAQEMFHELSRCGPAPNVAVKIDMAKAYDRVQWTFLLKVLHRMGFPAPWVSLIERCVGSCWFSVLVNGAPSGFFKSTRGLRQGDPISPTLFVIAADYLSRELDRLILRKKEMIFRASRHCMEISHLAYADDIVIFTQAAEGPLRRLRTCLENYARVSGQQINLAKSNFYIAEQHEGCAITIQNEGGFTRERKKTHWIGWDQICLPTSEGGLGIRKTKEVLRAFSIKLWWRFREQNSLWARYMKAKYCHKNSPLAASPSGRNSPTWKRLMKVRNQANPNIRWVIGQGDAYFWDDIWLGEYPLRELCLDDRGTPSTKVSEYIGGETWDEIKLRQLHNKAGMPQEIITQILDTPIVAGEPDVPRWKLSRLGEFSLATTWETIRSQRPSIQGLDDIWKAGLTKSIAIFNWRLLSNRIPVDSKLQWRKIELASKCQCCPRRPNTESLQHLFIRGWGATCVWKEFNGWFEGSAPPLRVNDTIPDRLQVHMFIYNNMANGHIKPKHWKGVKIGMSLPNHPETRGPRPLVMPVKWHPPERTWIKLNTDGAFSEATNMGGGGGLVRDHNGKLLVAFATPLAAHSALEAELMAIHHGLEVAKGFNLPIWVEADAEQAIKLLNGSAWGPAQVRRVMARLHGFKRRHTVRATFIPREGNKAADLLAKMGAEQDHFQQMSSQNVPATIRAIIRMDEMGVPNLRVRDDERE, encoded by the exons atggagccgctcacAAGCCCCAACGCGGAGAAGTTCTCAAAGGCTTTGGGGCTGGTTTTCCAAGGATCGAATAGAAATGGGAAGATTTGGGTGTTTGTTGAGGAAGGGGCCAGCTTCCTGGTCGAGAGAGACACGGATCAGGCCCTATCCGGCCGCTTTGGATCCCCCCGCCTAGCTAGTCACTTGTGTGTCTCGGCGGTGTATGCAAAATGTACAAGAACCGAACGGATTCATTTATGGGATGAATTGAGGGAGTGCTCCATACTTTGGGAGGGCTCACCATGGTTGatcggaggggacttcaacaccattctccaTCCACGAGACAGAGTAGGGAGTGAAACAAACCGCCAagctgaaatggtggactttgcggaGGCTATTGAGGATTGCAGGATACTAGACCCGGGCTATGATGGGTCGGAGttcacatgggccaagaatggtCTCTTCGAAAGATTGGATAGAATTCTTGTGAATGAACGTTGGGCACAAATTTTGGAAACTACCCGGGTGACGAACctgccccggattgcctcggaccatgggcCTGTGTTGGTAAGATGCAAAGGGACAGATCATAACAGCGGGGGTAGGCCGttcaggttccaaaacatgtgggttagACACGAGGGATTCATGGATCTCGTTTGGGGAGATTGGATGCAACCGACGGAATCCGGAGGCCTActcaatttccaaatcaaacttgcacGGCTTAAGAGAACCCTAAAGGTATGGAACAAGGAGacctttgggaacatccatctAAACCTCAGGGATATGGAAGTGAAAATCGCTACGGCCCAAAGCAATTTTGAGGAAAGGCCAACCCCGGAGAACAGGACAGAGATCAATAGATGCATCGCCGAGTACATTCGACTGCTcaaaatggaggaggacttctggcgCCAAAAGGCTACTCTAAGATGGCTAGGGGAGGGCGACAAGAACATGaaattctaccaaagttgggtgaaacaaaagaggatcCGCACgcgcatccacaagatcaatgtgggTGGCCGGGAGATCTCGGACGAAATGGAGATTGGAA TGGCGGCACTACCCGAGACACCATCCGCTGAGGAAGTCAAAAATGCTGTTTTTGATATCTACGGGGACAGTGCCCCAGGGCCGGATGGTTTCACGGCCTTGTTCTACCAGGCTTGTTGGGCTACGGTTGGGCCGGACGTGGTGGCGGCTATCGGCCAAGTTTTCGGGGGCGCCTACCTCCCACGTagcgtcacggccacaagcattgttcTCATTCCAAAAAAGCCTGTGCCGGAATCGTGGAGCGACTACCGCCCTATTAGCTTGTGCAACGTCGTCAACAAGATTATCACAAAGATTATGTCGAAGAGAATGACTGGGCTCCTCCCTATGATTATCTCGCCAaaccagagtggatttgtgaagggaCGGCTCCTTAACGATAATGTCCTTttggcacaggagatgttccacgAGCTCTCGAGATGTGGGCCGGCTCCTAATGTCGCGGTTAAAATCGATATGGCCAAGGCCTATGACCGGGTCCAATGGACATTCCTCCTGAAAGTGTTACACCGGATGGGTTTCCCGGCCCCGTGGGTCTCCCTGATTGAGAGATGTGTGGGATCCTGCTGGTTCTCGGTGCTGGTCAATGGTGCCCCCTCCGGTTTCTTTAAGTCCACCCGAGGCCTCAGACAGGGAGATCCAATTTCTCCGACCCTTTTTGTGATTGCAGCTGACTACCTCTCAAGGGAACTAGACAGGCtcattttgagaaagaaagagatgatTTTCAGAGCCTCTCGCCACTGCATGGAAATAAGCCACCTTGCCTACGCCGACGACATTGTGATTTTCACACAAGCAGCGGAGGGCCCTCTTAGGCGTCTGCGGACTTGCCTGGAGAATTATGCCAGGGTCTCCGGGCAGCAGATCAACTTGGCAAAAAGCAACTTTTACATTGCCGAACAACATGAAGGATGCGCCATCACTATTCAAAATGAAGGAGGCTTCACACGAG agagaaaaaagacgCATTGGATTGGGTGGGATCAGATCTGCCTCCCCACCTCTGAAGGGGGTCTCGGCATCCGTAAGACCAAAGAAGTCCTCCGGGCCTTcagtatcaaactttggtggaggttCCGGGAGCAAAATTCCCTTTGGGCTAGGTACATGAAGGCCAAGTATTGCCACAAAAACTCTCCCCTTGCGGCCTCTCCTTCGGGGAGAAACAGCCCGACATGGAAGCGGCTAATGAAAGTGAGAAATCAAGCGAACCCGAATATTAGATGGGTGATCGGCCAGGGCGAtgcctacttttgggatgacatttggcttggggAATACCCCCTTCGCGAGCTCTGCCTTGACGATAGAGGCACCCCTTCGACCAAGGTTTCGGAATACATTGGGGGTGAAACATGGGATGAGATTAAGCTACGGCAACTTCACAACAAGGCTGGAATGCCTCAAGAGATTATCACACAAATCCTTGATACCCCAATAGTTGCGGGAGAACCGGATGTCCCCCGATGGAAACTTTCTCGGCTCGGGGAGTTCTCGCTCGCGACGACTTGGGAGACAATACGCTCACAAAGACCAAGCATTCAAGGCCTCGATGACATTTGGAAGGCTGGACTTACAAAATCTATTGCGATCTTCAATTGGCGACTTTTGTCAAACAGGATACCGGTTGATTCCAAGCTCCAGTGGAGGAAAATTGAGCTTGCGtcgaaatgccaatgctgcccacggaGACCTaataccgagtccctccaacatctcttcattcGGGGGTGGGGAGCAACATGTGTTTGGAAGGAGTTCAACGGCTGGTTCGAAGGCTCGGCCCCACCCCTTAGGGTGAACGACACCATCCCGGACAGGTTGCAA GTTCACATGTTCATCTACAACAACATGGCCAACGGACACAtcaagccgaaacattggaagggagtaaAAATCGGAATGAGCCTTCCGAACCACCCCGAGACAAGGGGGCCGAGACCGTTAGTTATGCCGGTTAAGTGGCATCCCCCGGAACGCACatggatcaagcttaacacgGATGGGGCGTTCTCTGAGGCAACAAACATGGGCGGCGGAGGGGGTCTGGTTCGGGACCACAATGGGAAGCTGCTTGTAGCTTTTGCAACCCCACTCGCCGCTCACTCGGCTCTTGAGGCCGAGCTTATGGCCATTCACCATGGGTTGGAGGTAGCAAAGGGGTTCAACCTACCCATTTGGGTTGAAGCAGATGCGGAACAAGCCATTAAGTTGCTCAATGGCTCGGCTTGGGGCCCGGCACAAGTTCGCCGCGTAATGGCCCGGCTACATGGCTTTAAGCGTAGACATACCGTCAGGGCCACTTTCATCCCTAGGGAGGGCAACAAGGCGGCCGATttgctcgccaaaatgggagcGGAACAAGATCATTTCCAACAAATGTCCTCACAAAATGTTCCAGCAACAATTAGAGCCATCATCCGGATGGACGAAATGGGAGTCCCCAATCTTCGGGTGAGAGATGATGAGCGAGAGTAG